From the Deltaproteobacteria bacterium genome, the window AACGGCCAGGCGCGCCCGGAAACTTCCGCGACGCCGGAAAACGAGGCTTCTATGGGGAAGGGAACCGCCGCCGTGGAGGCGAAAAACCGCCGGGCGTCCCGCGCCTCGTCCCCCGCCAACCGATGGCGGAAGGGAGCGCAGCCGGGCGCCAGGGCCAGCGCGCAGACGACACAGAGGGCCGAAGCCGCGCCGAAGAACCGTCGCCGGACCGGGCAAACGTCACTTCGCGGTCGAGCCCTCTTTGACGCGGCTGAGTTTATTCCTGACTTCCTCCGGTTTCTCGTGCCCCTTGGCGATCGCCTTCTCGAAGACGTTTGCGGCCTCGGTTCCTTTCCCCTGGCTCACGAGAACGTCGCCCAGGTGCTCGAGCACCACTGGGTCGTCCGGCACGAGAGTGAGCGCCCGCCGCAGCTCGGTTTCCGCCCGCGCGAATTCCCCCTGGCGATAGTGCACCCATGCGAGGCTGTCGATGAAATAGCCGTCGTTGGGCCGGATTTCCAGGGCCTTCAGGATCAGCGACTCCGCTTCCTTCAGGTTCAAGTTCCGGTCGGCGTAGGAATAGCCCAGGTAGTTCAGGGCCACGGCGTGCCGCGGATCGAGCTCGATCGCCTTCTTCATCGAAGCGGCCATCTTCTCGAAGTTCCCGACCTTGTCGTAGACGACGCCCATGGAAAAGTGGGGCGAGGGGTTCTTCGGGTCCTTCACGGCCGCTTCGGCCAGGATCGCCAGCGCTTCCTCGTATTTTTTCGCCTCCTCGAGCTGCCCGCCGAGGAACACCAGCAATGCGACGTCTTCGGGGAATTTCGCCCGAAGCTTCCGCGTCACATCGAGCGCTTCCTCGAGCTTCTTGCCGCGGGAAAGCGTCATCGCCAGGTGAAGCATCGCATCCCGGTAGACAGGCGAAGTTTCCGGAATTCCGCGGAACTGCTCCTCGGCTTCCGCCAGCATCCCCTTCTCCTGGTACGCGGTGCCCAGGAAGAACTGCACCTGGACGTTACCGGGCCTGGCCGACAGGACAAACCGGAATTCGTTGATGGCGTCGTCGAAGCGGTCCCGCTCGAGGTATAGAATGCCGAGCCTCGTCCGGAATTCCAGGTTGTCGCTCGAGAATTTCTTCAGTTCCTCGTAATGACCCACGGCCTGGTCGATCTTGTTCTCCAGGATCAGCACGCGGCCCAGCCGCTCGCGTATAAGCGGATTGTTCGGGGAAAGCTCCAGCGCCTTCTTGTACCGGACTTCCGCCTCGGCGTTCTTGCCCATCATCTCGAGGACTCCGCCCGAATCAAGGAGGGCGCCGTCGAAGGAAGGCTGGATCTCCAACGCCTTGTCGAAATCCTTCAGCGCCTCGGGAAGCTTCTTCTGCGCCGCTGACAACCGCCCGCGGTAGTAATAGCCGAGAATCGATTCGGGGTTGTTCGCGATCAACTCTGCCAGGTACTCTTCGGCTTTTGCGAAATCCGACTTTTCCGCCGAAAGGGTGGCAAGGTGTACGTATACCTCTTCGTTCTCCGGGTCGTCGGAGAGGACCCGCCGGTAATGTTCCGCGGCCTTTTCCTTCTCGCCCGTCGTCGCCAGGATGCCCGCCAGCAGGTATCGCGACCGGATGTGCTCTTCGTCCATGGCGAGCGCTTTTTCCAGGACCTCCCTTGCTTCCCCGAGCTTTCCCTTTTTGACTAGGACGCTGCCGACCTCGTAAAGAATCGCCGGCTCGTCGTCCGCGTAACGGAGCGCCTTGCGGTACGAATCGAGGGCCGCGTCGAGGTTCCCCTCCCGGTAGGACAGGTACCCCTGAAGGAATAGCGCGTATGCCCTTCCCTGCGCGCGCGTGCCCATGGCGGTGCCTGCTCCGTGGAACGCAACCGCCTCTCCCGATAAAAGAAAAAGGGCCAGGGCCCCCAGCACGAATAATCTTTTCATCCGCTACCTCAAGTAAATACCGCGATAGTTGTATTATACACAAAACCGGTAATTGCCCGCATTTCCCGCCCGGCTCCCGCCGCGGCGGCAGGAGGTTGCGATGCTTGCCAAGATGCCGATCGAAAGGATCCTGTCCGCCCTCCTGTCACGCGGAGGGGAGTACGGCGAGTTGTTTTACGAGGAAGTCCGCTCCCTCACGGTCCTGCTTGAAGGCGGAAAGATCGAGAGGGTCGTTTCGGGCACCGATGCGGGAATCGGGATCCGCCTGATCTGCCGCGAAAAGACATTCTACGCTTACACGAACGAAACGGAGGAACAGGCGCTCGTTTCGCTCGCGGGCGACCTGTCGCGATACGCCGAGGGAGGGGGCGCACCCGTCGTCCTTCCGGCTTCACCTGCCGCCGCCCTGACTCCATCCCCCGTCCGCGTTCCGCCTTCCGCGCGGGGGATCGCCGAAAAAACGGCACTCGTAACGCTCATGGATCGCGTCGCGAGGAGCGTTTCCCCGGAAATACGCCAGGTCCGCGCGACGTACGGGGAGGCGGAGCGCCGCATCGAAGTGGCTGCGCATCCGTTCGGATTCGCTTCCGACGTCCAAACCTCGACCCTGCTCACCGTACAGTGCGTGGCGGGTAACGAGTCCGGGCTCGCGACAGGCTACGAGTCCGGCGGAGGGACTGCCGGCTGGGAGTTCCTGGAGGAATTCGTCCCCGAAACCCTCGCCCGCAAGGCCGCCCTCCGGGCGTCGAGGACTCTTTCCGCGCAAAGGATTCCCGGGGGACGGATGCCTGTAGTGCTCTCCGCGGAAGCGGGCGGGACCATGGTGCACGAGGCGATCGGGCACGGGCTGGAAGCGGACCTGGCGCGGCAGGGAATGTCGGTTTACAAGGACGAACTTGGCAAGCAGGTCGCAAGCCCTCTCGTCTCCATCGTCGACGACGCCACCGTGCCGTGGAAACGCGGTTCGTTCGGCATGGACGACGAAGGAATACCCGGCGGAAAGACCGTTCTCGTTGAAAACGGCATCCTCAAGGGATTCCTGCACGACCGGCTTTCTGCAATGAAAGAGGGCGCGCGCGCGACCGGGAACGGGCGCCGGGAATCGTACCGGCACAAGCCGATGCCGAGGATGAGCAACACGATCGTTCTTCCGGGGACGACGCCGCCGGAAGAGATCCTTGGGTCCGTGGACCGCGGCCTCCTGGTGCTTAAAATGGGGGGCGGCCAGGTCAACACGGTCGCAGGCGACTTCATGTTCGAAGTCGCGGAAGGTTACCGGATAGAGAACGGAAAGCGGGGAGAGCCGGTCCGGGGCGCCACCATAACGGGAAACGGGCCGGAACTGCTGAAGATGATAGACCGGGTCGGGAGCGACCTCGGGTTCGGGCTCGGAACCTGCGGCAAGGAGGGGCAGTGGGTGCGGGTGGGAGACGCGCAGCCCACCCTGAGCATCGGACCGCCATGGATCACGGTGGGTTAGCAGGCATGCCGCTTCGGGCCTGTACTTTCCCATTTTCCATTTTCCGGCCTTTTTTGTATATACTGTACACAGTTCGCCGCCGTAGTCCGGCCTACCGCCGAAAAAAGGAGGGTCGCGACATGCATCCACGGAATTTCCTACCGCGGTTCTTCCTCACCGCCGTCCTGTTGGCCTTCTTCTTCGCCTTCGGCGCGGCCGCACCCCTTCATGCCCAGGACCCGGAGGTACTGAAAGGGACGATCAAGTCCCTCGATCCGGGCGTCATCATCCTGAAGGACGTGAACTTCAAGGATGAATCCCTGCAGCGCAAGGACGTAAAAGTCCTCTGGGACAAGGAGACCGCCTTCTACTACGGGGGGACAAGGGTGCCCAAGGAGGAGGTCGTTCCCGGGTACCTCGTCCTGGTAAAGTGCGCGCAGGCGGGATCCGAGCGGAAAGCCCTCTCGGTCCGCGTCATCAAGGGGAAATAGCAGGGCCACCACCCGGCCATTCCGCGCGCCTGTCAGTCTGCCGTCGAGCCGGAGAAATCCACTACACCTGGAGTGCACCCATTGGTCACCCGCATACTGGAAGCTCTCGCGTCATTCGTCATATACGTGATTTCCCTTATGGGACTTCCCGGCATCGTGCTCCTGATGGCCATCGAGTCCGCCTGCATTCCCCTGCCGTCCGAAGTGATCATGCCCTTCTCCGGCTATCTCGTTTACCTGGGCAAACATTCGCTCTGGGAGGTCGGGCTGGCGGGAGCGATCGGTTGCGTCGTGGGTTCGGTGCCTGCCTATTATCTCGGAATGTACGGCGGGAGGCCGCTCATCGAGAAATACGGAAAATTCATCCTGCTGTCGCACCGCGACCTGGATCTCGCGGACCGCTGGTTCGAGCGGCACGGCGAGGCGACCGTCTTCTTCGCGAGGCTGCTTCCTGTGATCCGGACCTTCATCGCTTTCCCCGCCGGCGTGGCGCGCATGGAAATGAAGAGGTTCATCGCATATACGTTCGCGGGGTCCCTTCCGTGGTGCCTGGGGCTTGCCTACGTCGGGATGGTCATGGGAGAGCAGTGGCCGACGCTGAAAGGATATTTCCACAAATTCGACGTTGTGATCGGCGCGCTCCTGCTTGCCGGGATCGTCTGGTACGTCCGGCGGCACCTCAAGCACGCAGCTTAGAAGACACCTCGAGCGCTTTTTTCCAGAACGATTCCTCTACCGGGGCCATTTGAAGGAGAAGCGCAGACACGTCCCGGAGCCGTGAGGCATCGCCCGACTCCGATATTTCCTTGAGCACGCCGGCGATCTCCGTCCACCTGTCGGCCAGGACCGTCATGGCGCCGGGAAGCCCCGCGGCCGCGATCTCCGGATGGGTTGCGGACGCCTCTTCAAGGTACCGCGCGTAAAGCCTGCGGAAAAACCCGCCGCCCGTCCCCCGCTTCTCTATCACCTGGTAGCCGAACCGCGCCGCGAAAATCCATTGTCCGGTCCGGCCCGGCCAGCCGGTGATTTCCGCCGCGGCTTTCCGCATTCCTGCGATGCCCAGGGAGTCTCCCTCCCGGAATGAAAGCATCTCCGTCGCATTCTTTCGCAATGCCAGGGGGATCGCTTCGGCGATCGGCCTCGGGGGCCGCGAAGGCGCGATCACGCACCACCTGTTCCCCATCGGATAGGGAGGGATGTCGGAGGACCTGGACCGTTTCAGCGATTCCACCGGCACGCGCTGCGGCTCTTCCCGTTCCGAATCGGACAGGATCGCGTCACCCCGCTCGTCGTCGAAGCCGAAAAGAACAACGCGGTGTCCGGCGAAGTGCGTCCGGGTGTCGAAGTATTCGAGGTAGGCCAGGTCGGTGTTTATGACTACAGGATTGCCCGCGGCGACGGCCTCGCGGGCCCTTTCCCATCCCGCTGTCGCGTCCGGCTCCTCCCGCTCGGGGAACGGGAGCGCCAATGCATCGCAGAGCTCCCTTTCCATTTCCATGATCCGGCCGTGGAAAGTGACGAACGGAGGTACGGGCATGTCCTCCACGTAGAGGAAGCCGGCGCCCGAACCAAGGCCGAAACACATGGGCTCCGACAGGTCGATCCCGCGGAACCGCAGCATGTTCCGCATCGAGGCGGATCCGCAGTGCGTTCCGTTTCTGTGGACGTATCCTGGAACCCGGTATTCCATGGTTCTCCTTACTCGCTGTAAGATAGGGTACCAAAATTCACGTGCGGAACTCGACTCCAGTGCAAAATCGCGTGACAGCCGTTATCGAGGCGGTGGACCGGGGGCGCAAGGGGATGGCCGTCTACGCCGTCCTCGTGATCTGCCTCACCGTCGCGTTCTTTTTCTTCTCCGAGCCCATACTGCGTTTCCTCGTCCGGCTGCTGGGGCGCAAGCTGGTCGCGTATTCACCGGCGGAGGGATTCCTCGCCCTGGCCGGCCTGTCGCTGTATTGCGCGATCGCCGCTTCGCTCCCTGCGGGCGCCTGGATGCTATGGCGCGGGGCCGTGTCGCGCTGGATGCCGGAAGCCAGGGGATGGGGGGCGCCGGTCATTCTCGTCGCGACGTGCCTGTTCATCTCCGGGGTGCTGCTCGGATACTACGTCCTGCTCCCGGCAGGGATCGGGTTCCTTGTGGGCTTCGAGACGGAAAAGATCTCCGCGTTAATCTCGGCGCGCAAATTCATCTCTTTCTGCGGCACGATGCTTCTCGGCCTGGGATTGGCTTTCGAGGCCCCGCTTATCTCCTATTTCCTGGCGCGGGCGGGATGGCTGACTCCCGGCGCTTTCCGGAAGAGATGGCGGCACGCGCTCCTCGCCTGCACCGTCCTGTCGGCGGTCATCACACCAACTCCGGACGTCTACAACATGACGCTGATGGCGATGCCGCTCCTGGGGCTCTACTTCGTGAGCTACGGCGTCGTCTGGGCCGTGGACAAGACCCGGAAACAATAAAAACGGGGACGCGTACTTAAAAACAGGGACGTTCTTAAAAACTCGGGTCAAAAACAGGTCAAAAACAGGTCAAAAACAGGTCAAAAACAGGTCAAAAACAGGTCAAAAACAGGTCAAAAACAGGTCAAAAACAGGTCAAAAACAGGTCAAAAACAGGTCAAAAACAGGTCAAAAACAGGTC encodes:
- a CDS encoding tetratricopeptide repeat protein encodes the protein MKRLFVLGALALFLLSGEAVAFHGAGTAMGTRAQGRAYALFLQGYLSYREGNLDAALDSYRKALRYADDEPAILYEVGSVLVKKGKLGEAREVLEKALAMDEEHIRSRYLLAGILATTGEKEKAAEHYRRVLSDDPENEEVYVHLATLSAEKSDFAKAEEYLAELIANNPESILGYYYRGRLSAAQKKLPEALKDFDKALEIQPSFDGALLDSGGVLEMMGKNAEAEVRYKKALELSPNNPLIRERLGRVLILENKIDQAVGHYEELKKFSSDNLEFRTRLGILYLERDRFDDAINEFRFVLSARPGNVQVQFFLGTAYQEKGMLAEAEEQFRGIPETSPVYRDAMLHLAMTLSRGKKLEEALDVTRKLRAKFPEDVALLVFLGGQLEEAKKYEEALAILAEAAVKDPKNPSPHFSMGVVYDKVGNFEKMAASMKKAIELDPRHAVALNYLGYSYADRNLNLKEAESLILKALEIRPNDGYFIDSLAWVHYRQGEFARAETELRRALTLVPDDPVVLEHLGDVLVSQGKGTEAANVFEKAIAKGHEKPEEVRNKLSRVKEGSTAK
- a CDS encoding BtrH N-terminal domain-containing protein, with product MRNMLRFRGIDLSEPMCFGLGSGAGFLYVEDMPVPPFVTFHGRIMEMERELCDALALPFPEREEPDATAGWERAREAVAAGNPVVINTDLAYLEYFDTRTHFAGHRVVLFGFDDERGDAILSDSEREEPQRVPVESLKRSRSSDIPPYPMGNRWCVIAPSRPPRPIAEAIPLALRKNATEMLSFREGDSLGIAGMRKAAAEITGWPGRTGQWIFAARFGYQVIEKRGTGGGFFRRLYARYLEEASATHPEIAAAGLPGAMTVLADRWTEIAGVLKEISESGDASRLRDVSALLLQMAPVEESFWKKALEVSSKLRA
- a CDS encoding TldD/PmbA family protein; this translates as MLAKMPIERILSALLSRGGEYGELFYEEVRSLTVLLEGGKIERVVSGTDAGIGIRLICREKTFYAYTNETEEQALVSLAGDLSRYAEGGGAPVVLPASPAAALTPSPVRVPPSARGIAEKTALVTLMDRVARSVSPEIRQVRATYGEAERRIEVAAHPFGFASDVQTSTLLTVQCVAGNESGLATGYESGGGTAGWEFLEEFVPETLARKAALRASRTLSAQRIPGGRMPVVLSAEAGGTMVHEAIGHGLEADLARQGMSVYKDELGKQVASPLVSIVDDATVPWKRGSFGMDDEGIPGGKTVLVENGILKGFLHDRLSAMKEGARATGNGRRESYRHKPMPRMSNTIVLPGTTPPEEILGSVDRGLLVLKMGGGQVNTVAGDFMFEVAEGYRIENGKRGEPVRGATITGNGPELLKMIDRVGSDLGFGLGTCGKEGQWVRVGDAQPTLSIGPPWITVG
- a CDS encoding DedA family protein, with the translated sequence MVTRILEALASFVIYVISLMGLPGIVLLMAIESACIPLPSEVIMPFSGYLVYLGKHSLWEVGLAGAIGCVVGSVPAYYLGMYGGRPLIEKYGKFILLSHRDLDLADRWFERHGEATVFFARLLPVIRTFIAFPAGVARMEMKRFIAYTFAGSLPWCLGLAYVGMVMGEQWPTLKGYFHKFDVVIGALLLAGIVWYVRRHLKHAA
- a CDS encoding twin-arginine translocase subunit TatC, whose translation is MQNRVTAVIEAVDRGRKGMAVYAVLVICLTVAFFFFSEPILRFLVRLLGRKLVAYSPAEGFLALAGLSLYCAIAASLPAGAWMLWRGAVSRWMPEARGWGAPVILVATCLFISGVLLGYYVLLPAGIGFLVGFETEKISALISARKFISFCGTMLLGLGLAFEAPLISYFLARAGWLTPGAFRKRWRHALLACTVLSAVITPTPDVYNMTLMAMPLLGLYFVSYGVVWAVDKTRKQ